Proteins from one Streptomyces sp. NBC_00390 genomic window:
- a CDS encoding DUF389 domain-containing protein codes for MLHLRLITPGNRTAEVVSLIEKTVGTAHLAVVPGAARNPQGDLVLCDVAREAGDALIGELRALGIDESGSIAVEDIGLLLSRRADKAEKEAPGEGADAVLWEHLEDATHEESTLSGTYIAFLTLATMIAACGVVLDNAILIVGAMAVGPEFGPLAGMCTALVQRAPRLAWRSFQALIVGFAAAIVVTVGFSYFMDALDLFSRAKLDAERPNTSFIYAPDEFSFIVALLAGAAGMLSLTSAKSGALVGVAISVTTVPAAANAAVAFSYAEYKQAWGSTEQLLLNLLGIVLAGTLTLLLQKVHWAIQRRRTAKL; via the coding sequence GTGCTTCACCTTCGCCTGATCACCCCGGGCAACCGTACGGCCGAGGTGGTCTCCCTCATCGAGAAGACCGTCGGCACGGCACATCTCGCCGTGGTGCCCGGCGCGGCCCGCAACCCCCAGGGCGATCTGGTGCTGTGCGATGTGGCACGGGAGGCCGGTGACGCGCTGATCGGCGAGCTGCGTGCCCTGGGCATCGACGAGAGCGGCTCGATCGCCGTCGAGGACATCGGCCTCTTGCTCTCCAGACGCGCCGACAAGGCCGAGAAGGAGGCACCGGGGGAAGGTGCGGACGCGGTGCTGTGGGAGCACCTGGAGGACGCCACCCACGAGGAGTCCACGCTCAGCGGCACCTACATCGCCTTTCTCACCCTCGCGACGATGATCGCGGCCTGCGGTGTGGTCCTCGACAACGCCATCCTGATCGTGGGCGCAATGGCGGTCGGCCCGGAGTTCGGCCCACTGGCCGGGATGTGTACGGCCCTGGTCCAGCGCGCCCCGCGGCTGGCCTGGCGCTCGTTCCAGGCGCTGATCGTGGGCTTCGCCGCCGCCATTGTGGTCACCGTGGGCTTCAGCTACTTCATGGATGCACTGGATCTGTTCTCCAGGGCGAAGCTGGATGCCGAGCGTCCCAACACGAGCTTCATCTACGCCCCGGACGAGTTCTCGTTCATCGTCGCTCTGCTCGCGGGCGCCGCCGGCATGCTCTCGCTGACCTCGGCGAAGTCCGGCGCACTGGTCGGCGTCGCGATCTCGGTGACCACGGTCCCGGCGGCGGCCAACGCCGCGGTCGCCTTCAGCTACGCCGAGTACAAGCAGGCATGGGGCTCGACCGAGCAGCTGCTGCTGAACCTGCTGGGCATCGTGCTGGCAGGCACGCTGACCCTGCTGCTCCAGAAGGTGCACTGGGCGATTCAGCGCCGGCGCACAGCGAAGCTCTGA
- a CDS encoding alpha/beta hydrolase family protein: MTLFKDPAYNFNGLLALGGSGSGAGEVGEVLTAVNAINKAGLSAQTYVETFRKLGDQLMEAPEGGGRPGDQTTRFRALRAAQYYGQALFFVLGSDDPGSEEQLYKDGRGAWDTFCDRCDPAPVKAKVPYGSTPLPVWFFRPDESTTRRPTVILTNGSDGQNVDMWTYGVQAALDRGWNALVYDGPGQGQLLFVDQVVFTPTWEKAVSPLVDWLTARPDVDKDKIGLTGLSMAGDLAPRAAAFEDRIAALVAMPGCLSPWLGFPPELREILTPSKTETNNIWNKEVVPELPPSVAATLKKRFEPFSVPAMLAAREGRMFTDFYTPAKLVASLDITSVVGRIKMPTLVLDYDYEQFYPGQPREMFDKLTAPKDYVKLTTAEGAQLHCSPMAPQLHCEVVFDWLQETLGTGS; the protein is encoded by the coding sequence ATGACCCTGTTCAAGGACCCTGCGTACAACTTCAACGGGCTCCTCGCCCTGGGCGGCTCCGGCTCCGGCGCCGGTGAGGTGGGCGAAGTACTCACCGCCGTCAACGCGATCAACAAGGCAGGCCTCTCCGCGCAGACGTATGTCGAGACCTTCAGGAAGCTCGGCGACCAGCTGATGGAGGCGCCCGAGGGCGGCGGCAGGCCCGGAGACCAGACCACGCGCTTCCGCGCGCTGCGGGCCGCGCAGTACTACGGCCAGGCGCTGTTCTTCGTCCTCGGCTCCGACGACCCCGGCAGTGAGGAGCAGCTGTACAAGGACGGGCGGGGCGCCTGGGACACGTTCTGCGACCGGTGCGACCCGGCGCCGGTGAAGGCCAAGGTCCCGTACGGCAGTACTCCGCTTCCGGTCTGGTTCTTCCGGCCGGACGAGTCCACCACGCGCCGCCCCACCGTGATCCTCACCAACGGCAGCGACGGACAGAACGTCGACATGTGGACCTACGGCGTCCAGGCCGCGCTGGATCGCGGCTGGAACGCCCTGGTGTACGACGGGCCCGGCCAGGGACAGCTTCTCTTCGTGGACCAGGTGGTCTTCACCCCGACGTGGGAGAAGGCCGTCAGCCCCCTCGTCGACTGGCTCACCGCCCGCCCCGACGTCGACAAGGACAAGATCGGGCTCACCGGACTGAGCATGGCGGGCGATCTGGCCCCGCGGGCCGCCGCCTTCGAGGACAGGATCGCCGCCCTCGTGGCCATGCCCGGCTGCCTCTCGCCCTGGCTGGGCTTTCCTCCGGAGCTCCGGGAGATCCTCACCCCGAGCAAGACGGAGACCAACAACATCTGGAACAAGGAGGTCGTCCCCGAGCTGCCTCCGTCCGTCGCCGCGACGCTGAAGAAGCGCTTCGAGCCGTTCTCCGTCCCGGCGATGCTCGCCGCCCGCGAGGGCAGGATGTTCACCGACTTCTACACGCCCGCAAAGCTCGTCGCATCGCTCGACATCACGTCCGTCGTGGGCCGTATCAAGATGCCCACACTGGTCCTCGACTACGACTACGAGCAGTTCTATCCCGGCCAGCCGCGCGAGATGTTCGACAAGCTGACGGCTCCCAAGGACTACGTGAAGCTCACCACGGCCGAAGGCGCCCAGCTGCACTGCTCCCCGATGGCCCCGCAACTGCACTGCGAGGTCGTCTTCGACTGGCTGCAGGAGACTCTCGGGACGGGCAGCTGA
- the glmM gene encoding phosphoglucosamine mutase, which yields MGRLFGTDGVRGVANADLTAELALGLSVAAAHVLAEAGTFAGHRPTAVVGRDPRASGEFLEAAVVAGLASAGVDVLRVGVLPTPAVAHLTGSLGADVGVMLSASHNAMPDNGIKFFARGGHKLADELEDRIEQVYQQHRTGEPWERPTGAGVGRVTDYDEGFDTYVAHLIAVLPNRLDGLKVVLDEAHGAASRVSPEAFARAGAQVVTIGAEPDGLNINDGCGSTHLGLLKAAVVEHRADFGIAHDGDADRCLAVDADGNEVDGDQILAVLALAMREAGTLRGDTVVGTVMSNLGFKLAMEREGVKLVQTAVGDRYVLEAMKAEGFALGGEQSGHVIALDHATTGDGTLTGLMLAARVAATGRSLAELAGVMERLPQVLVNVPDVDRSRVDTSPELAQAVAEAERELGVTGRVLLRPSGTEPLVRVMVEAADIDQARSVAGRLADVVKSALG from the coding sequence GTGGGACGACTCTTCGGAACGGACGGTGTACGCGGTGTCGCCAATGCCGATCTGACGGCAGAGCTCGCGCTCGGCCTGTCGGTCGCTGCGGCACATGTGCTGGCCGAGGCGGGCACCTTCGCCGGCCATCGGCCGACCGCGGTGGTCGGGCGCGATCCCCGTGCCTCCGGAGAGTTCCTGGAGGCCGCCGTCGTGGCCGGCCTCGCGAGCGCGGGTGTCGACGTGCTGCGCGTCGGTGTGCTGCCCACCCCCGCGGTGGCGCATCTGACGGGCTCGCTGGGCGCGGATGTCGGCGTGATGCTGTCCGCCAGCCACAACGCCATGCCGGACAACGGCATCAAGTTCTTCGCCCGCGGCGGCCACAAGCTCGCGGACGAGCTCGAGGACCGTATCGAGCAGGTCTATCAGCAGCACCGGACCGGAGAGCCGTGGGAGCGGCCGACAGGCGCCGGAGTGGGCCGTGTGACGGACTACGACGAGGGCTTCGACACATACGTCGCCCACCTCATCGCCGTCCTCCCCAACCGCCTCGACGGGCTGAAGGTCGTCCTCGACGAGGCGCACGGCGCGGCGTCCCGGGTCTCTCCGGAGGCCTTCGCCCGGGCCGGTGCGCAGGTCGTCACGATCGGCGCGGAGCCCGACGGTCTCAACATCAACGACGGCTGCGGCTCGACCCACCTGGGCCTGCTGAAGGCCGCGGTCGTCGAGCACCGCGCCGACTTCGGCATCGCTCACGACGGCGACGCGGACCGGTGCCTGGCCGTGGACGCCGACGGCAACGAGGTCGACGGCGACCAGATCCTGGCGGTGCTGGCGCTCGCCATGCGCGAGGCCGGGACGCTGCGCGGGGACACCGTCGTCGGCACCGTCATGTCCAACCTCGGCTTCAAGCTGGCCATGGAGCGCGAGGGCGTGAAGCTCGTCCAGACTGCGGTCGGTGACCGTTACGTCCTGGAGGCGATGAAGGCCGAGGGCTTCGCGCTCGGCGGCGAGCAGTCCGGGCACGTCATCGCCCTCGATCACGCCACGACCGGCGACGGCACCCTCACCGGCCTGATGCTGGCGGCCCGTGTCGCGGCGACCGGCCGCTCGCTGGCCGAACTGGCCGGCGTGATGGAGCGGCTGCCGCAGGTGCTGGTCAACGTCCCGGATGTGGACAGGTCGCGGGTGGACACCTCTCCGGAGCTGGCCCAGGCCGTCGCCGAGGCGGAGCGGGAGCTGGGCGTGACGGGCCGCGTACTGCTGCGTCCGTCCGGCACCGAGCCGTTGGTCCGGGTGATGGTCGAGGCGGCGGACATCGACCAGGCGCGCAGCGTGGCGGGCCGGCTGGCCGATGTGGTGAAGTCCGCGCTGGGCTGA
- the rpsI gene encoding 30S ribosomal protein S9, which yields MAETTAETPLEGEETYAEVTTFESDAPVEGEYTSESMASRFGDPQPAAGLGRRKNAIARVRIVPGTGKWKINGRTLEDYFPNKVHQQEVNEPFKVLELDNRYDVIARISGGGVSGQAGALRLGVARALNEADVDNNRGPLKKAGFLSRDDRAVERKKAGLKKARKAPQYSKR from the coding sequence GTGGCCGAGACCACCGCCGAGACCCCGCTCGAGGGCGAAGAGACCTACGCCGAGGTCACCACCTTCGAGTCCGACGCCCCCGTCGAGGGCGAGTACACCTCCGAGTCCATGGCGTCCCGCTTCGGCGACCCGCAGCCGGCTGCCGGCCTGGGCCGTCGCAAGAACGCCATTGCCCGCGTCCGGATCGTCCCGGGCACCGGCAAGTGGAAGATCAACGGTCGCACCCTTGAGGACTACTTCCCCAACAAGGTGCACCAGCAGGAAGTCAACGAGCCCTTCAAGGTGCTCGAGCTCGACAACCGCTACGACGTCATCGCCCGCATCTCGGGTGGCGGCGTCTCCGGTCAGGCCGGCGCCCTGCGCCTCGGCGTGGCCCGCGCGCTGAACGAGGCGGACGTGGACAACAACCGCGGCCCCCTGAAGAAGGCCGGCTTCCTTTCCCGCGACGACCGTGCGGTCGAGCGCAAGAAGGCCGGTCTCAAGAAGGCCCGCAAGGCCCCGCAGTACAGCAAGCGCTAA
- the rplM gene encoding 50S ribosomal protein L13, protein MRTYSPKPGDVTRQWHIIDAQDIVLGRLATTAATLLRGKHKPIYAPHVDAGDFVIIINADKVHLSGNKRTQKMAYRHSGYPGGLRSVRYDELLAKNPEKAVEKAVKGMLPKNTLGRQMLSKLKVYAGENHPHAAQQPVPFEITQVAQ, encoded by the coding sequence GTGCGTACGTACAGCCCCAAGCCCGGCGATGTGACGCGCCAGTGGCACATCATCGACGCGCAGGACATCGTCCTGGGCCGTCTGGCGACCACCGCCGCAACCCTTCTCCGGGGCAAGCACAAGCCGATCTACGCGCCGCACGTTGACGCTGGTGACTTCGTCATCATCATCAACGCGGACAAGGTGCACCTTTCCGGCAACAAGCGGACCCAGAAGATGGCGTACCGCCACTCCGGTTACCCGGGTGGTCTGCGTTCCGTCCGCTATGACGAGCTGCTCGCGAAGAACCCCGAGAAGGCCGTCGAGAAGGCCGTCAAGGGCATGCTCCCCAAGAACACCCTGGGCCGTCAGATGCTCTCGAAGCTGAAGGTCTACGCGGGCGAGAACCACCCGCACGCTGCTCAGCAGCCGGTCCCGTTCGAGATCACCCAGGTCGCGCAGTAG
- a CDS encoding serine/threonine protein kinase: MQVDGVADAVRPGRRFGAFTVLDELAGGGMGRIYLARSPGGRVVAVKTLITDSQEDRRRFAREVVLAQRVQGVFTASVVAADAEAAVPWMATEYVPAPSLRELVEGCGTLGASALYWVAAGMAEALVSIHAAGLVHRDVKPSNVLLPVEGPRVIDFGISQAHDVTRTRTALGTVAYASPEQARGEETTAASDVYSLGATLFCLAVGRAPYRDGGAGPAMEQLVRTARGDLDVSGLPAELEGLVLPCLELDPADRPAPAEILAYCAVRLGERPDARGVEDWLSGAWVEAIERHRDQRVRAVEDARRRVDPDAATAGVPLPRPTGRLDAPTATSAPRVRRTRLTWTAGAGAVVLAVLLAVRPWEGGGKAAAGLPDEPVRILEVESESPGVCPTDSPDLPLTQTPAPDGRSFTSDKRQNCVIASTAPGMTVNRFKEVSAYEEKPPGREGWSVRVTLEDADRAKFAELTGKIAGRSLPVDDPAGKLAFVQGDDRLLVSVSIRDPLTAGTAVIAVGLKENEARFLAQALGAP; encoded by the coding sequence ATGCAGGTCGACGGTGTGGCGGACGCGGTCCGCCCGGGCCGCAGATTCGGGGCGTTCACGGTGCTGGACGAGCTCGCCGGCGGCGGTATGGGGCGCATCTATCTCGCCCGCTCCCCGGGCGGCCGTGTCGTCGCGGTGAAGACGCTGATCACCGACAGCCAGGAGGACCGCCGCCGCTTCGCCCGTGAGGTCGTGCTCGCCCAGCGCGTCCAGGGCGTGTTCACCGCGAGCGTGGTGGCGGCCGACGCGGAGGCCGCGGTGCCGTGGATGGCCACCGAGTACGTCCCCGCTCCGTCCCTGCGCGAACTGGTGGAGGGCTGCGGGACGCTCGGCGCGAGCGCGCTGTACTGGGTGGCGGCCGGGATGGCGGAGGCGCTGGTCTCCATCCATGCCGCCGGTCTCGTGCACCGGGACGTGAAGCCGTCGAACGTCCTGCTGCCCGTCGAGGGCCCGCGGGTGATCGACTTCGGGATCTCGCAGGCCCATGACGTGACCCGGACCCGGACCGCGCTCGGCACGGTCGCCTACGCCTCGCCCGAGCAGGCCCGTGGCGAGGAGACCACCGCCGCGTCGGACGTCTACTCGCTCGGGGCGACGCTCTTCTGTCTGGCCGTCGGCCGGGCCCCCTACCGCGACGGCGGCGCGGGACCGGCCATGGAACAGCTCGTCCGCACGGCGAGGGGCGACCTGGACGTCTCCGGGCTGCCCGCCGAGCTGGAGGGGCTGGTCCTGCCGTGTCTGGAGCTGGACCCGGCGGACCGGCCCGCTCCGGCGGAGATCCTCGCGTACTGCGCGGTCCGGCTCGGCGAGCGCCCGGACGCCCGCGGAGTCGAGGACTGGCTGAGCGGGGCGTGGGTCGAGGCGATCGAGCGGCACCGGGATCAGCGCGTCCGGGCGGTGGAGGACGCCCGCCGGCGTGTCGACCCGGACGCGGCGACGGCCGGGGTTCCGCTGCCCCGCCCGACCGGTCGCCTGGACGCGCCGACCGCGACTTCGGCGCCACGGGTGCGGCGGACCCGGCTCACGTGGACTGCCGGAGCAGGAGCCGTGGTGCTCGCGGTGCTCCTGGCCGTACGCCCCTGGGAGGGCGGCGGGAAGGCGGCCGCGGGCCTGCCGGACGAGCCCGTACGCATCCTGGAGGTGGAGAGCGAGTCTCCCGGGGTGTGCCCCACGGACTCGCCGGACCTGCCCTTGACGCAGACGCCCGCGCCCGACGGCCGGTCCTTCACCTCGGACAAGCGCCAGAACTGCGTCATCGCCTCGACGGCCCCCGGGATGACCGTCAACCGGTTCAAAGAGGTCAGCGCCTACGAGGAGAAGCCGCCAGGGCGTGAGGGCTGGTCCGTCCGCGTCACGTTGGAGGACGCCGACCGCGCGAAGTTCGCCGAGCTGACCGGGAAGATCGCGGGCCGCAGCCTGCCGGTGGACGATCCGGCGGGCAAGCTGGCGTTCGTCCAGGGTGACGACCGGCTGCTGGTCAGCGTTTCGATCCGGGATCCGCTGACTGCCGGGACCGCCGTCATCGCCGTGGGGCTCAAGGAGAACGAGGCCCGGTTCCTTGCCCAGGCACTCGGCGCGCCCTGA
- a CDS encoding ATP-binding cassette domain-containing protein, whose product MGHVEAAHLEYCLPDGRVLLGDVSFRVGEGAVAALVGANGAGKTTLLRLIAGELRPHGGSVGVSGGLGVMRQFVGSVRDERTVRDLLVSVAQPRIRAAAAAVDAAEHAIMTVDDESAQMAYAQALSDWAEARGYEAETVWDMCTMAALGTPYDKAQWRQVRTLSGGEQKRLVLEALLRGPDQVLLLDEPDNYLDVPGKRWLEEQLKETRKTVLFVSHDRELLARAAERIVAVEPGPAGSDVWVHGAGFATFHEARRERFARFEELKRRWDEEHARLKALVHRLRQQAAISPDMASRYRAMQTRFKKFEEAGPPPEPPREQDIRMRLKGGRTGVRALTCTGLELSGLMKPFSLEVFYGERVAVLGSNGSGKSHFLRLLAGEQVAHAGEWKLGARVVPGHFAQTHAHPELLGRTLVDILWTEHAKDRGGAMSALRRYELERQGDQPFEKLSGGQQARFQILLLELSGTTALLLDEPTDNLDLESAEALQAGLEAYEGTVLAVTHDRWFARSFDRYLVFGSDGMVRETAEPVWDERRVQRAR is encoded by the coding sequence ATGGGACATGTAGAAGCGGCGCATCTGGAGTACTGCCTACCGGACGGGCGGGTGCTCCTCGGTGATGTGTCGTTCCGGGTGGGCGAGGGCGCGGTCGCGGCCCTGGTGGGAGCCAATGGCGCGGGGAAGACCACGCTGCTGCGGCTGATCGCCGGAGAGCTGCGGCCGCACGGCGGATCGGTGGGTGTCAGCGGCGGGCTGGGTGTGATGCGACAGTTCGTCGGATCGGTACGCGACGAGCGCACCGTCCGGGATCTGCTCGTGTCGGTCGCACAGCCGCGGATCCGTGCGGCGGCGGCCGCGGTCGACGCCGCGGAGCACGCGATCATGACCGTCGACGACGAGTCCGCGCAGATGGCGTACGCCCAGGCGCTGAGCGACTGGGCCGAGGCGCGGGGGTACGAGGCCGAGACCGTCTGGGACATGTGCACGATGGCCGCGCTGGGGACGCCGTACGACAAGGCGCAGTGGCGGCAGGTGCGGACCCTCTCCGGCGGTGAGCAGAAGAGGCTCGTGCTGGAGGCGCTGCTGCGGGGGCCCGACCAGGTCCTGTTGCTGGACGAGCCGGACAACTACCTGGACGTGCCCGGCAAGCGGTGGCTCGAGGAACAGCTGAAGGAGACCCGCAAGACGGTCCTGTTCGTCTCCCACGACCGCGAGCTGCTGGCACGGGCGGCGGAGCGGATCGTCGCCGTGGAGCCGGGGCCTGCCGGGTCGGACGTCTGGGTCCACGGCGCGGGCTTCGCGACCTTCCACGAAGCGAGACGGGAACGGTTCGCGCGCTTCGAGGAGCTCAAGCGGCGCTGGGACGAGGAGCACGCCCGGCTGAAGGCGCTGGTGCACCGGCTCCGGCAGCAGGCGGCGATCAGCCCCGACATGGCGTCGCGGTACCGGGCGATGCAGACGCGTTTCAAGAAGTTCGAGGAGGCGGGCCCGCCTCCGGAGCCGCCGCGCGAGCAGGACATCAGGATGCGGCTGAAAGGCGGCCGGACCGGTGTGCGGGCGTTGACCTGCACGGGTCTTGAGCTCTCGGGCCTGATGAAGCCGTTCTCCCTGGAGGTCTTCTACGGGGAACGGGTGGCGGTGCTCGGCTCGAACGGCTCCGGCAAGTCGCACTTCCTGCGGCTGCTGGCGGGCGAGCAGGTGGCCCACGCGGGCGAGTGGAAGCTGGGCGCGCGCGTGGTGCCGGGCCACTTCGCCCAGACCCATGCGCACCCCGAGCTGCTCGGGCGGACGCTCGTCGACATCCTGTGGACGGAGCACGCGAAGGACCGGGGCGGGGCGATGTCGGCCCTGCGGCGGTACGAACTGGAGCGCCAGGGCGACCAGCCCTTCGAGAAGCTGTCGGGCGGCCAGCAGGCGCGCTTCCAGATCCTGCTGCTGGAGCTGTCGGGCACGACGGCGCTGCTGCTGGACGAGCCGACGGACAACCTGGACCTGGAGTCGGCAGAGGCGCTCCAGGCGGGCCTGGAGGCGTACGAGGGCACGGTGCTGGCCGTCACCCACGACCGCTGGTTCGCCCGCTCCTTCGACCGGTACCTGGTGTTCGGCTCGGACGGGATGGTCCGGGAGACGGCGGAGCCGGTGTGGGACGAGCGAAGGGTGCAGCGGGCGCGGTGA
- the truA gene encoding tRNA pseudouridine(38-40) synthase TruA produces the protein MSDEAEPGFVRVRLDLSYDGKDFSGWAKQARGQRTVQGEIEDALRTVTRSSRTYELTVAGRTDAGVHARGQVAHVDLPEDVWAEHQEKLLRRLAGRLPHDVRVWKVEEAPAGFNARFSAVWRRYAYRVTDDPGGVDPLLRGHVLWHDWALDVEAMNAAAAQLVGEHDFAAYCRKREGATTIRTLQQLSWERDASGVLTATVRADAFCHNMVRSLVGALLFVGDGHRPVDWPAKVLAAGVRDSAVHVVRPHGLTLEEVGYPADELLAARSREARNKRSLPGSAGGCGGCG, from the coding sequence GTGAGCGACGAGGCGGAGCCCGGCTTCGTACGGGTGCGGCTGGATCTTTCGTACGACGGCAAGGATTTCTCCGGCTGGGCCAAGCAGGCCCGCGGGCAGCGGACCGTGCAGGGCGAGATCGAGGACGCGCTGCGTACGGTGACCCGTTCGTCCCGGACGTACGAGCTGACGGTCGCCGGGCGTACGGACGCCGGTGTGCATGCCCGCGGCCAGGTCGCCCACGTCGATCTGCCCGAGGACGTATGGGCCGAGCACCAGGAGAAGCTGCTGCGCCGGCTCGCCGGACGGCTCCCGCACGATGTGCGGGTCTGGAAGGTCGAGGAGGCTCCGGCCGGGTTCAACGCGCGCTTCTCGGCGGTCTGGCGGCGGTACGCCTACCGGGTGACCGATGATCCGGGCGGGGTGGATCCGCTGCTGCGCGGTCATGTCCTGTGGCACGACTGGGCGTTGGACGTCGAGGCCATGAACGCCGCCGCCGCGCAGCTGGTGGGGGAGCACGACTTCGCGGCGTACTGCCGCAAGCGCGAAGGTGCGACGACCATCCGCACGCTGCAGCAGCTGTCCTGGGAGCGGGACGCGTCCGGAGTTCTCACGGCGACCGTGCGGGCGGACGCCTTCTGCCACAACATGGTGCGTTCGCTGGTCGGCGCGCTGCTGTTCGTGGGCGACGGGCACCGGCCGGTGGACTGGCCGGCGAAGGTTCTGGCCGCGGGGGTACGGGACTCGGCCGTCCATGTGGTGCGTCCGCACGGGCTCACACTGGAGGAAGTCGGCTACCCCGCCGACGAGTTGCTGGCCGCCCGCAGCCGGGAGGCCCGCAACAAACGGTCGCTGCCCGGCTCAGCCGGCGGGTGCGGAGGCTGCGGCTGA
- the rplQ gene encoding 50S ribosomal protein L17, with protein MPRPTKGARFGGSAAHERLLLANLAKSLFEHGRITTTEAKARRLRPVAERLITKAKKGDIHNRRLVLQTITDKGIVHTLFTEIAPRYAERPGGYTRITKIGNRRGDNAPMAVIELVEGEIAKKATVAEAEAATKRAVKEDALKKDDAVEAKADEAAEAPAEESKDA; from the coding sequence ATGCCGCGTCCCACCAAGGGAGCCCGTTTCGGCGGCAGCGCCGCGCACGAGCGTCTGCTTCTCGCGAACCTCGCGAAGTCGCTGTTCGAGCACGGCCGCATCACCACGACCGAGGCCAAGGCCCGCCGCCTGCGTCCGGTCGCCGAGCGCCTGATCACCAAGGCGAAGAAGGGCGACATCCACAACCGTCGCCTGGTGCTGCAGACGATCACGGACAAGGGCATCGTCCACACGCTCTTCACCGAGATCGCGCCGCGTTACGCCGAGCGCCCGGGCGGCTACACCCGCATCACCAAGATCGGCAACCGCCGTGGCGACAACGCCCCGATGGCTGTGATCGAGCTGGTCGAGGGTGAGATCGCGAAGAAGGCGACCGTCGCCGAGGCCGAGGCCGCCACCAAGCGTGCGGTCAAGGAAGACGCCCTCAAGAAGGACGACGCCGTCGAGGCGAAGGCCGACGAGGCTGCCGAGGCTCCGGCCGAGGAGTCCAAGGACGCCTGA
- a CDS encoding DNA-directed RNA polymerase subunit alpha has protein sequence MLIAQRPSLTEEVVDEYRSRFVIEPLEPGFGYTLGNSLRRTLLSSIPGAAVTSIRIDGVLHEFTTVPGVKEDVTDLILNIKQLVVSSEHDEPVVMYLRKQGPGLVTAADIAPPAGVEVHNPDLVLATLNGKGKLEMELTVERGRGYVSAVQNKQVGQEIGRIPVDSIYSPVLKVTYKVEATRVEQRTDFDKLIVDVETKQAMRPRDAMASAGKTLVELFGLARELNIDAEGIDMGPSPTDAALAADLALPIEELELTVRSYNCLKREGIHSVGELVARSEADLLDIRNFGAKSIDEVKAKLAGMGLALKDSPPGFDPTAAADAFGADDDADAGFVETEQY, from the coding sequence ATGCTTATCGCTCAGCGCCCCTCGCTGACCGAAGAGGTTGTTGACGAGTACCGCTCGCGGTTCGTCATCGAGCCCCTGGAGCCGGGCTTCGGCTACACGCTCGGCAACTCTCTGCGCCGTACGCTCCTCTCCTCGATCCCGGGTGCGGCGGTCACGTCCATCCGCATCGACGGTGTCCTGCACGAGTTCACCACCGTGCCGGGCGTCAAGGAGGACGTCACCGACCTCATCCTGAACATCAAGCAGCTGGTCGTCTCCTCGGAGCACGACGAGCCGGTCGTGATGTACCTGCGCAAGCAGGGTCCGGGTCTGGTCACCGCCGCCGACATCGCCCCGCCGGCCGGTGTCGAGGTGCACAACCCCGACCTGGTCCTCGCGACGCTCAACGGCAAGGGCAAGCTGGAGATGGAGCTGACCGTCGAGCGCGGTCGCGGTTACGTCTCCGCCGTGCAGAACAAGCAGGTGGGCCAGGAGATCGGCCGTATCCCGGTCGACTCCATCTACTCCCCGGTGCTCAAGGTCACGTACAAGGTCGAGGCGACCCGTGTCGAGCAGCGGACCGACTTCGACAAGCTGATCGTCGACGTCGAGACCAAGCAGGCCATGCGCCCGCGCGACGCCATGGCGTCCGCCGGCAAGACCCTGGTCGAGCTGTTCGGTCTGGCCCGCGAGCTCAACATCGACGCCGAGGGCATCGACATGGGCCCGTCCCCGACGGACGCCGCCCTGGCCGCCGATCTGGCGCTGCCGATCGAGGAGCTCGAGCTCACCGTTCGGTCGTACAACTGCCTCAAGCGCGAGGGCATCCACTCCGTGGGTGAGCTCGTCGCCCGCTCCGAGGCCGACCTGCTCGACATCCGCAACTTCGGTGCGAAGTCGATCGACGAGGTCAAGGCGAAGCTGGCCGGCATGGGCCTGGCCCTCAAGGACAGCCCGCCCGGATTCGACCCGACCGCTGCCGCCGACGCCTTCGGCGCCGACGACGACGCGGACGCGGGCTTCGTGGAGACCGAGCAGTACTGA
- the rpsK gene encoding 30S ribosomal protein S11, translated as MPPKGRQGAAKKVRRKEKKNVAHGHAHIKSTFNNTIVSITDPSGNVISWASAGHVGFKGSRKSTPFAAQMAAESAARRAQEHGMRKVDVFVKGPGSGRETAIRSLQATGLEVGSIQDVTPTPHNGCRPPKRRRV; from the coding sequence ATGCCCCCCAAGGGACGTCAGGGCGCTGCCAAGAAGGTGCGCCGCAAGGAAAAGAAGAACGTCGCTCACGGCCACGCGCACATCAAGAGCACGTTCAACAACACGATCGTTTCGATCACGGACCCGAGCGGCAACGTGATCTCCTGGGCCTCCGCCGGCCACGTCGGCTTCAAGGGCTCGCGCAAGTCCACCCCCTTCGCCGCGCAGATGGCCGCCGAGTCGGCCGCCCGCCGCGCGCAGGAGCACGGCATGCGCAAGGTCGACGTCTTCGTCAAGGGTCCCGGCTCCGGCCGTGAGACCGCGATCCGCTCCCTCCAGGCCACGGGCCTCGAGGTCGGCTCGATCCAGGACGTCACCCCCACGCCGCACAACGGCTGCCGTCCCCCCAAGCGGAGGCGCGTCTGA